One Pelecanus crispus isolate bPelCri1 chromosome 14, bPelCri1.pri, whole genome shotgun sequence genomic window carries:
- the PFDN4 gene encoding prefoldin subunit 4, translating to MAATMKKAAAEDVNVTFEDQQKINKFARNTSRITELKEEIEVKKKQLQNLEDACDDIMMLDDGDSLLIPYQIGDVFISHSQEETQEMLEEAKKSLQEEIEVLESRVESIQRVLSDLKVQLYAKFGNNINLEAEDS from the exons GCTGCAGAAGATGTCAATGTTACTTTCGAAGATcaacagaaaattaacaaaTTTGCAAGAAATACTAGCAGGATCACagagctgaaagaagaaatagaagtgAAAAAG AAACAACTTCAGAATTTGGAAGATGCTTGTGATGACATCATGATGCTTGATGATGGTGATTCACTTCTGATACCCTACCAAATTGGAGATGTCTTCATCAGTCATTCCCAAGAAGAGACACAAGAAATGCTGGAGGAGGCAAAG aaaagtttacAAGAAGAAATTGAAGTGTTAGAATCCCGAGTGGAATCAATTCAGAGGGTGTTATCTGACCTGAAAGTTCAGCTCTATGCAAAGTTCGGAAATAACATAAATCTTGAGGCTGAGGACAGTTAA